In a genomic window of Demequina muriae:
- a CDS encoding pyridoxal phosphate-dependent aminotransferase, whose translation MRGRPAESTTTRGHGTIGTVTAKNRISARLGAIAPSATLAVDAKAKALKAAGRPVIGFGAGEPDFATPQFIVDAAIEAAKDPRNHRYTPAAGLPELRQAIADKTLRDSGYEIDPATTLVTNGGKQAVFQAFAAVLDPGDEVLLPAPYWTTYPEAISLTGATPVEVFAGADQDYLVTVEQLEAARTDATKAMLFCSPSNPTGAVYSREQTKAIGEWALEHGIWVITDEIYEHLLYDDAEFTPILSVVPALADTCIVVNGVAKTYAMTGWRVGWMVGPADAIKAATNFQSHLTSNVANVSQRAAIAALQGGLDEVQMMRAAFDRRRTTMVKMLREIDGFEVPTPTGAFYAYPSVEGVLGREIRGKVPTTSAELATIILEEAEVAIVPGEAFGPSGYARLSYALGDDDLAEGVGRIQALLAE comes from the coding sequence ATGCGAGGGCGACCGGCGGAATCCACAACGACGCGTGGACATGGAACAATCGGGACCGTGACCGCCAAGAACCGCATCTCCGCCCGCCTCGGTGCCATCGCGCCGTCCGCCACCCTCGCCGTCGACGCCAAGGCCAAGGCGCTCAAGGCCGCAGGCCGCCCGGTCATCGGGTTCGGCGCTGGCGAGCCCGACTTCGCGACGCCGCAGTTCATCGTGGATGCCGCGATCGAGGCCGCCAAGGATCCCCGCAACCACCGCTACACGCCGGCGGCGGGCCTCCCCGAGCTCCGACAGGCGATCGCGGACAAGACACTGCGCGACTCGGGATACGAGATCGACCCGGCGACCACGCTGGTCACCAACGGCGGCAAGCAGGCCGTGTTCCAGGCCTTCGCCGCAGTGCTCGACCCGGGCGACGAGGTCCTCCTCCCCGCGCCGTACTGGACCACCTATCCCGAGGCGATCTCCCTGACCGGAGCGACCCCGGTCGAGGTGTTCGCCGGCGCCGATCAGGACTACTTGGTGACCGTGGAGCAGCTCGAGGCGGCGCGCACCGACGCGACCAAGGCGATGCTGTTCTGCAGCCCGTCGAACCCCACCGGTGCGGTGTACTCCCGCGAGCAGACCAAGGCCATTGGCGAGTGGGCGCTCGAGCACGGCATCTGGGTCATCACCGACGAGATCTACGAGCACCTGCTGTATGACGACGCCGAGTTCACGCCGATCCTCTCGGTGGTGCCCGCCCTGGCCGACACCTGCATCGTCGTCAACGGCGTCGCCAAGACCTACGCGATGACCGGCTGGCGCGTGGGCTGGATGGTGGGCCCCGCGGACGCCATCAAGGCGGCGACCAACTTCCAGAGCCACCTCACCTCGAACGTCGCGAACGTGTCGCAGCGGGCCGCGATCGCCGCACTTCAGGGCGGCCTGGACGAGGTCCAGATGATGAGGGCGGCCTTCGACCGCCGTCGCACGACGATGGTGAAGATGCTGCGCGAGATCGACGGCTTCGAGGTGCCCACGCCCACGGGCGCGTTCTACGCCTATCCATCGGTCGAGGGCGTGCTGGGGCGCGAGATCCGCGGCAAGGTGCCCACCACCTCCGCCGAGCTCGCGACCATCATCCTCGAGGAGGCCGAGGTGGCGATCGTTCCCGGCGAGGCGTTCGGTCCCTCGGGATACGCCCGCCTCAGCTACGCGCTGGGGGACGACGACCTCGCCGAGGGCGTGGGCCGCATTCAGGCCCTGCTGGCGGAGTAG
- a CDS encoding type IV toxin-antitoxin system AbiEi family antitoxin domain-containing protein: MITEERLRVRGGAARTGSLRAAGVPERAIRAAVAHGSVRRVSRGVLALPDADPRVIAAVALSCRLTCVSALELLEVSLVAPSKKAHIAVPSAHTTARRAWRGVRRHYRSDARPPDAGGAPVETVAQALDDAGRCLDEGSHLVAVDSALHQGLVTAADVAAFRASTAARRAFLLAHADGRAESVGETLARLSCVRQGLQVHPQRFLPGVGRVDLVVGERVVVEIDGRSFHSDPVAFRRDRMRGRAVVKEGMPVLRYAHAELLGADAVDVGDEVVQWFAGAGSALMIS; this comes from the coding sequence ATGATCACGGAGGAACGACTGCGCGTGCGTGGCGGGGCGGCGCGGACGGGGTCGCTGCGGGCAGCCGGCGTCCCCGAGCGCGCCATCAGAGCGGCGGTCGCACACGGCAGCGTGCGCCGCGTCAGCCGGGGCGTGCTGGCGCTGCCCGACGCCGACCCCCGCGTGATTGCTGCCGTCGCGCTCAGCTGTCGTCTCACCTGCGTGAGCGCGCTCGAACTGCTCGAGGTGTCCCTGGTCGCCCCCTCCAAGAAGGCCCACATCGCGGTGCCAAGCGCTCATACGACAGCGCGGCGAGCGTGGCGCGGAGTGCGGCGGCACTACCGAAGCGACGCTCGACCGCCCGACGCTGGCGGCGCTCCTGTCGAGACGGTCGCCCAGGCACTCGACGATGCAGGGCGGTGCTTGGACGAAGGGTCACACCTGGTCGCCGTCGACTCGGCGCTCCATCAAGGGCTCGTGACCGCAGCCGATGTCGCGGCGTTTCGCGCGAGCACCGCTGCGCGTCGGGCCTTCCTGCTGGCCCACGCCGACGGCCGGGCCGAGTCGGTCGGCGAGACCCTTGCGAGACTGAGCTGCGTGCGCCAGGGGCTGCAGGTGCACCCGCAGCGCTTCCTCCCAGGCGTGGGGCGGGTCGACCTCGTGGTCGGGGAAAGGGTGGTGGTGGAGATCGACGGCCGCAGCTTCCACAGCGACCCGGTCGCCTTCCGACGCGACCGCATGCGCGGACGGGCGGTGGTGAAGGAGGGAATGCCGGTGCTGCGCTACGCTCACGCGGAGCTCCTCGGGGCCGATGCGGTTGACGTCGGAGACGAGGTCGTACAGTGGTTCGCGGGTGCAGGTTCGGCACTGATGATCAGCTGA
- the secE gene encoding preprotein translocase subunit SecE, translating into MSESAVTDSGETDPRHESREGRNLFGRIALFVRQVISELKRVVTPTREELIRYIWVVLAFVAVMMLIVFAMDFVFNWLAAKVFGG; encoded by the coding sequence GTGAGCGAATCTGCCGTGACGGATTCCGGAGAGACGGACCCGCGGCACGAATCCCGCGAGGGCCGGAACCTCTTCGGTCGTATCGCGCTGTTCGTGCGTCAGGTGATCTCTGAGCTGAAGCGCGTGGTCACCCCGACCCGTGAAGAGCTCATCCGGTACATCTGGGTCGTCCTGGCCTTCGTCGCCGTGATGATGCTCATCGTGTTCGCGATGGACTTCGTGTTCAACTGGCTCGCAGCGAAGGTATTCGGCGGCTGA
- the nusG gene encoding transcription termination/antitermination protein NusG — MSDDKLDSAGDKLDELVADIAEATDRAQAAADEPAEETTPAVDEAALSDAPADAVVEGDDDTVPDDDPVAAAEEVAVEPVEDAPVEPVDDPGEEFRAELRMQDGDWYVVHSYSGHEKRVKQAIEHRRESLHMEDYIFQVEVPMEDVAEIKGGQRKLVNRVRMPGYVLVRMYLTDESWGTVRNTPGVTGFVGHAHQPVPLTLDEVYGMLAPAEKAAAAAEEGAEPQSSQVEVDFVVGESITVIDGPFATLPGTISEINVESQKLHVLVSIFGRETPVELAFNQVTKI; from the coding sequence GTGAGTGACGACAAGCTCGACTCCGCCGGCGACAAGCTCGATGAGCTGGTTGCCGACATTGCGGAGGCGACCGACCGCGCGCAGGCAGCGGCCGACGAGCCCGCTGAGGAGACCACTCCGGCGGTCGACGAGGCGGCTCTTTCGGACGCCCCGGCCGACGCGGTGGTCGAGGGCGACGACGACACCGTCCCCGACGATGACCCCGTCGCGGCAGCAGAAGAGGTCGCCGTCGAGCCCGTTGAGGACGCGCCGGTCGAGCCCGTGGACGACCCGGGCGAGGAGTTCCGCGCCGAACTGCGCATGCAGGACGGCGACTGGTACGTGGTCCACAGCTACTCGGGACACGAGAAGCGCGTGAAGCAGGCCATCGAGCACCGCCGCGAGAGCCTTCACATGGAGGACTACATCTTCCAGGTCGAGGTTCCCATGGAGGACGTGGCCGAGATCAAGGGCGGCCAGCGCAAGCTCGTCAACCGCGTCCGCATGCCCGGCTACGTCCTGGTGCGCATGTACCTGACGGACGAGTCGTGGGGCACTGTCCGCAACACTCCCGGCGTCACCGGGTTCGTGGGCCACGCCCACCAGCCCGTGCCGCTCACGCTCGACGAGGTGTACGGGATGCTCGCCCCCGCAGAGAAGGCCGCGGCCGCGGCGGAGGAGGGCGCTGAGCCCCAGTCCAGCCAGGTCGAGGTCGACTTCGTGGTCGGTGAGTCGATCACCGTCATCGATGGTCCGTTCGCCACACTGCCCGGCACCATCTCCGAGATCAACGTGGAGTCTCAGAAGCTCCACGTCCTCGTTTCCATCTTCGGCCGGGAGACCCCGGTCGAGCTGGCGTTCAACCAGGTCACGAAGATCTAG
- the rplK gene encoding 50S ribosomal protein L11 — MAAPKKKVAGLIKLQIQAGAANPAPPVGPALGQHGVNIMEFCKAYNAATESQRGNVIPVEITVYEDRSFTFITKTPPAAELIKKAAGVAKGSGVPHTEKVGSLTDAQVREIAEQKMADLNANDIDAAAKIIAGTARSMGITVN; from the coding sequence ATGGCAGCACCGAAGAAGAAGGTCGCTGGTCTGATCAAGCTACAGATCCAGGCCGGCGCCGCCAATCCTGCGCCGCCCGTGGGCCCCGCCCTCGGACAGCACGGCGTCAACATCATGGAGTTCTGCAAGGCCTACAACGCGGCCACCGAGTCGCAGCGCGGCAACGTGATCCCTGTGGAGATCACGGTCTACGAAGACCGTTCCTTCACGTTCATCACGAAGACCCCGCCGGCAGCAGAGCTCATCAAGAAGGCCGCTGGCGTCGCCAAGGGCTCCGGAGTTCCGCACACCGAGAAGGTCGGTTCGCTGACCGACGCTCAGGTGCGCGAGATCGCCGAGCAGAAGATGGCCGACCTCAACGCCAATGACATCGACGCCGCCGCGAAGATCATCGCGGGCACTGCGCGTTCGATGGGCATCACCGTCAACTAG
- the rplA gene encoding 50S ribosomal protein L1 codes for MSKRSKAYRDASQLVDRSQLYSPIEAVRLAQKTASKNTDSTIDVVFKLGVDPRHADQSVRSTVILPHGTGKTARVLVFANGDKAEAAREAGADIVGGDELIEEVMGGRQDFDAVVATPDLMGKVGRLGRVLGPRGLMPNPKTGTVTMDVVKAVSDIKGGKIEFRVDKHANLHTVIGKASFGDDKLLENFQAVLDEVQRAKPSASKGRYIIKAAISATQGPGIPVDAAAKADK; via the coding sequence ATGTCCAAGCGCTCCAAGGCTTACCGCGACGCCTCACAGCTCGTCGACCGCAGCCAGCTCTACAGCCCCATCGAGGCCGTGCGCCTCGCCCAGAAGACGGCCTCCAAGAACACCGACTCGACCATCGACGTCGTGTTCAAGCTCGGCGTCGACCCGCGTCACGCGGACCAGTCGGTCCGCTCGACCGTCATCCTGCCCCACGGCACCGGCAAGACCGCTCGGGTCCTGGTCTTCGCCAACGGTGACAAGGCAGAGGCGGCTCGCGAGGCGGGCGCCGACATCGTCGGCGGCGACGAGCTCATCGAAGAGGTCATGGGCGGCCGTCAGGACTTCGACGCCGTCGTGGCCACCCCGGACCTCATGGGCAAGGTGGGCCGGCTGGGCCGCGTGCTCGGCCCGCGTGGCCTCATGCCAAACCCCAAGACCGGCACCGTCACCATGGATGTGGTGAAGGCCGTGTCCGACATCAAGGGCGGAAAGATCGAGTTCCGCGTCGACAAGCACGCCAACCTCCACACGGTGATCGGCAAGGCTTCGTTCGGCGACGACAAGCTGCTCGAGAACTTCCAGGCCGTGCTCGACGAGGTCCAGCGCGCCAAGCCCTCGGCCTCGAAGGGCCGCTACATCATCAAGGCCGCGATCTCCGCGACGCAGGGACCGGGCATTCCGGTCGATGCCGCGGCGAAGGCCGACAAGTAG
- a CDS encoding glycosyltransferase, whose protein sequence is MRNDEASATRRLTVGYSTLAHRVGAIQPAPWWDEADVVVVVQTGGASTEATASLSVELQRLEQAGARTATLDSIGVARSRNEVLRRARTRWVLFSDDDVTIDMGGVRLVVDRMEAQGLALGLGRAVGADGQLRKRFAEHEEPLTLFNSAKAATYEMVVDVERTRKHDVWFDESYGAGAENYLGDEYIFIVDVLRAGLTGRAIPQVIATHPVESSGSRWGTREDTDARAAVLDRVFGRWALLSKAGFAARHRTRLGGVRGAWRLLRSTPRSRSRRRSQDR, encoded by the coding sequence ATGCGGAACGACGAGGCCTCGGCGACGAGACGACTGACGGTCGGGTACTCGACGCTTGCGCATCGCGTGGGCGCGATCCAGCCTGCGCCCTGGTGGGACGAGGCCGACGTGGTGGTCGTGGTGCAGACGGGCGGCGCGAGCACCGAGGCGACCGCGTCCTTGAGCGTCGAGCTGCAGCGGCTCGAGCAGGCGGGCGCCCGCACGGCGACGCTCGACTCGATCGGGGTGGCGCGCTCGCGCAATGAGGTGCTGCGCCGCGCACGGACCCGGTGGGTGCTGTTCAGCGACGACGACGTGACGATCGACATGGGCGGCGTCCGGCTCGTCGTGGACCGGATGGAGGCGCAGGGCCTCGCCCTGGGACTGGGACGGGCGGTCGGTGCCGACGGTCAGCTCCGCAAGCGGTTCGCGGAGCACGAGGAACCGCTCACGTTGTTCAACTCCGCAAAGGCGGCGACCTACGAGATGGTCGTGGACGTCGAGCGCACGCGCAAGCACGACGTGTGGTTCGACGAGTCCTATGGCGCCGGTGCAGAGAACTACCTCGGGGACGAGTACATCTTCATCGTGGACGTGCTGCGTGCAGGCCTGACCGGCCGTGCGATTCCTCAGGTGATCGCCACTCACCCGGTGGAGAGCTCGGGCTCGCGGTGGGGGACACGCGAGGACACCGATGCGAGGGCGGCGGTGCTCGACCGCGTGTTCGGACGCTGGGCGCTCCTCAGCAAGGCCGGCTTCGCGGCGCGCCACCGCACGAGGCTGGGCGGCGTCCGCGGGGCGTGGCGACTGCTGCGCTCGACCCCCCGCAGTCGCTCACGCCGTCGCTCTCAGGACCGCTGA
- the rplJ gene encoding 50S ribosomal protein L10 has product MATPDKVAAVEEIANRFRESNAVVITEYRGLSVPQLAELRRTLSGAATYRVAKNTLTALAAKEAGVEGLNDLFVGPTAIAFVTGDPVEAAKGLKDFAKKNDSLVIKGGVLEGNVLTAEEINKLADLESREVLLAKAAGAMKATLFGAAYLFQAPLAQAARAVDALRAKQEDAA; this is encoded by the coding sequence ATGGCGACGCCAGACAAGGTGGCGGCAGTCGAGGAGATCGCGAATCGTTTTCGCGAGTCCAACGCTGTCGTGATCACCGAGTACCGCGGCCTGTCGGTCCCGCAGCTCGCAGAGCTGCGCCGCACGCTCAGCGGTGCCGCGACGTACCGTGTCGCGAAGAACACCCTCACGGCGCTCGCGGCCAAGGAGGCCGGTGTCGAGGGTCTGAACGACCTCTTCGTCGGTCCCACGGCCATCGCATTCGTCACCGGTGACCCGGTGGAGGCTGCGAAGGGCCTGAAGGATTTCGCAAAGAAGAACGATTCCCTCGTCATCAAGGGCGGCGTGCTGGAAGGCAACGTCCTGACGGCCGAGGAGATCAACAAGCTCGCAGACCTCGAGTCTCGTGAGGTCCTGCTCGCCAAGGCAGCGGGCGCCATGAAGGCGACGCTCTTCGGCGCGGCATACCTGTTCCAGGCACCGCTCGCTCAGGCGGCGCGTGCTGTCGACGCCCTGCGTGCCAAGCAGGAAGACGCGGCGTAA
- the rplL gene encoding 50S ribosomal protein L7/L12, which yields MAKLSTEELIEQFKELSLIELSEFVKAFEDTFDVTAAAPAAVAVAGPAGEAAEAVEEQTEFDVILAAVGDKKIQVIKEVRALTSLGLGEAKAVVDEAPKAVLEGVKKEEAEKAKEQLEAAGATVELK from the coding sequence ATGGCTAAGCTCTCCACCGAGGAGCTCATCGAGCAGTTCAAGGAGCTCTCGCTCATCGAGCTGTCCGAGTTCGTGAAGGCGTTCGAGGACACCTTCGACGTCACCGCTGCCGCCCCCGCCGCCGTGGCCGTTGCCGGCCCCGCAGGCGAGGCCGCCGAGGCCGTCGAGGAGCAGACCGAGTTCGACGTCATCCTCGCCGCCGTCGGCGACAAGAAGATCCAGGTCATCAAGGAGGTGCGCGCGCTCACGTCGCTCGGCCTCGGTGAGGCCAAGGCTGTCGTGGACGAGGCCCCCAAGGCCGTCCTCGAGGGCGTCAAGAAGGAAGAGGCCGAGAAGGCCAAGGAGCAGCTCGAGGCTGCCGGCGCGACGGTCGAGCTCAAGTAG
- the rpoB gene encoding DNA-directed RNA polymerase subunit beta: protein MAASRTPSATAIANRSASPRISFAQISEPIEVPNLLGIQTESFDWLVGNATWQGRVETAKSEGRDDVPEIAGLQEIFEEISPIEDFGQTMSLSFSDPYFEEPRHTPEECKEKDFTFAAQLFVTAEFMNNTTGEIKSQTVFMGDFPLMTPKGTFIVNGTERVVVSQLVRSPGVYFERTPDKTSDKDIFTAKVIPSRGAWLEFEIDKRDAVGVRVDRKRKQPVTLFLKALGMSDETIAEEFKDYPAILETLEKDTVHSQEDALVDLYRKLRPGEPPTVEAGQNLLDNFYFNPKRYDLAKVGRFKLNKKLKVGKKLGESTLTLDDIVATVKYIAAAHSGQKTFPGLVDEVEVETDDIDHFGNRRIRAVGELVQNQIRTGLSRMERVVRERMTTQDVEAITPQTLINTRPVVAAIREFFGTSQLSQFMDQNNPLAGLTNKRRLSALGPGGLSRDRAGMEVRDVHPSHYGRMCPIETPEGPNIGLIGALATYGRVNPLGFVETPYRKVLKGKVTDKVDYLTADDEDRFVIAQANAKLSDNNTFAEERVLVRSKGGEVEFVPRDAVDYMDVSPRQMVSVATALIPFLEHDDANRALMGANMQRQAVPLVRSEAPLVGTGMERRAAIDAGDVVVATKPGVVTEVSAGLVTVANDDATTGSYRIAKFERSNQGTSYNQRVLVSEGDVLVEGSVIADGPSTDNGELALGRNLLVAFMCWEGHNYEDAIILSQRLVEDDVLSSIHIEEHEVDARDTKLGPEEITRDIPNASEEVLADLDERGIIRIGAEVRAGDVLVGKVTPKGETELTPEERLLRAIFGEKAREVRDTSLKVPHGESGTVIGVRVFTEEEGDDLPAGVNELVRVYIAQRRKIQEGDKLAGRHGNKGVISTILPIEDMPFLEDGTPVDIILNPLGVPGRMNVGQVLETHTGWVAKHGWDATGTDAEWAKNLPKGAEKSEPGTPVATPVFDGLEEKTLLNLRSVINPNKDGDRLVDDDGKARLFDGRSGEPFPEPVAVGYKYILKLHHLVDDKIHARSTGPYSMITQQPLGGKAQFGGQRFGEMEVWALEAYGAAYALQELLTIKSDDVVGRVKVYEAIVKGQNIPDPGLPESFRVLMKEMQSLCLNVEVLNSEGQLVEMRESEDDAYQAAESLGISLSSRPDASSVDEI, encoded by the coding sequence TTGGCTGCCTCGCGCACCCCTTCGGCAACTGCCATCGCCAACCGTTCCGCATCACCGCGAATCTCCTTCGCGCAGATCTCCGAGCCGATTGAGGTTCCCAACCTCCTCGGCATCCAGACCGAGAGCTTCGACTGGCTCGTCGGTAACGCGACCTGGCAGGGACGCGTGGAGACTGCGAAGAGCGAGGGACGCGATGACGTCCCCGAGATCGCGGGACTGCAGGAGATCTTCGAGGAAATCTCTCCGATCGAGGACTTCGGCCAGACGATGTCGCTGAGCTTCTCGGACCCGTACTTCGAGGAGCCCCGGCACACCCCCGAGGAGTGCAAGGAGAAGGACTTCACCTTCGCCGCGCAGCTCTTCGTGACCGCGGAGTTCATGAACAACACGACCGGCGAGATCAAGTCGCAGACCGTGTTCATGGGCGACTTCCCGCTCATGACCCCCAAGGGCACGTTCATCGTGAACGGCACCGAGCGCGTCGTCGTGTCGCAGCTCGTGCGATCGCCCGGCGTGTACTTCGAGCGCACCCCCGACAAGACGTCTGACAAGGACATCTTCACCGCGAAGGTCATTCCCTCGCGCGGTGCGTGGCTCGAGTTCGAGATCGACAAGCGCGACGCCGTCGGCGTGCGCGTCGACCGCAAGCGCAAGCAGCCGGTCACCCTGTTCCTCAAGGCGCTCGGCATGTCCGACGAGACCATCGCGGAGGAGTTCAAGGACTACCCCGCGATCCTCGAGACCCTCGAGAAGGACACCGTCCACTCGCAGGAGGACGCCCTCGTCGACCTGTACCGCAAGCTGCGACCGGGCGAGCCGCCCACGGTCGAGGCGGGCCAGAACCTGCTCGACAACTTCTACTTCAACCCCAAGCGCTACGACCTCGCGAAGGTCGGCCGCTTCAAGCTGAACAAGAAGCTCAAGGTCGGCAAGAAGCTGGGCGAGTCCACGCTGACGCTCGACGACATCGTCGCGACCGTCAAGTACATCGCTGCCGCGCACTCGGGCCAGAAGACCTTCCCGGGTCTGGTGGACGAGGTCGAGGTCGAGACCGATGACATCGACCACTTCGGCAACCGCCGCATCCGCGCCGTGGGCGAGCTGGTCCAGAACCAGATCCGCACCGGCCTGTCCCGCATGGAGCGGGTGGTGCGCGAGCGCATGACGACTCAGGACGTCGAGGCGATCACGCCGCAGACCCTGATCAACACGCGCCCTGTGGTCGCCGCGATCCGCGAGTTCTTCGGGACCTCGCAGCTGTCGCAGTTCATGGACCAGAACAACCCGCTCGCGGGTCTCACCAACAAGCGCCGCCTGTCGGCGCTTGGCCCCGGTGGTCTGTCCCGTGACCGTGCCGGCATGGAGGTCCGTGACGTTCACCCGTCGCACTACGGACGCATGTGCCCCATCGAGACGCCTGAAGGCCCGAACATCGGCCTGATCGGTGCGCTCGCGACCTACGGCCGCGTGAACCCGCTCGGCTTCGTCGAGACCCCCTACCGCAAGGTGCTCAAGGGCAAGGTCACCGACAAGGTCGACTACCTCACCGCCGACGACGAGGACCGCTTCGTCATCGCGCAGGCCAACGCGAAGCTCAGCGACAACAACACGTTCGCCGAGGAGCGCGTGCTGGTCCGCTCGAAGGGTGGCGAGGTCGAGTTCGTGCCGCGCGACGCCGTGGACTACATGGACGTCTCGCCGCGCCAGATGGTGTCGGTCGCGACCGCGCTGATCCCGTTCCTCGAGCACGACGACGCGAACCGCGCGCTCATGGGTGCGAACATGCAGCGCCAGGCCGTGCCGCTGGTGCGTTCCGAGGCGCCGCTCGTCGGCACCGGCATGGAGCGCCGTGCGGCGATCGACGCCGGTGACGTGGTCGTGGCGACCAAGCCCGGCGTGGTCACCGAGGTGAGCGCAGGACTGGTCACGGTGGCGAACGACGATGCCACCACCGGCTCCTACCGCATCGCCAAGTTCGAGCGCTCGAACCAGGGCACGAGTTACAACCAGCGCGTGCTCGTCAGCGAGGGCGACGTCCTCGTCGAGGGCTCGGTCATCGCTGACGGACCGTCGACGGACAACGGCGAGCTCGCGCTCGGCCGCAACCTGCTGGTGGCCTTCATGTGCTGGGAGGGTCACAACTACGAGGACGCGATCATCCTGTCGCAGCGCCTCGTGGAGGACGACGTGCTGTCGTCGATCCACATCGAGGAGCACGAGGTCGACGCTCGGGACACCAAGCTGGGCCCGGAAGAGATCACGCGCGACATCCCGAACGCCTCCGAGGAGGTGCTCGCGGACCTCGACGAGCGCGGCATCATCCGCATCGGCGCCGAGGTGCGTGCGGGTGACGTCCTGGTCGGAAAGGTCACGCCCAAGGGCGAGACCGAGCTCACCCCTGAGGAGCGCCTGCTGCGCGCGATCTTCGGCGAGAAGGCGCGCGAGGTGCGCGACACGTCGCTCAAGGTCCCTCACGGCGAGTCCGGCACCGTCATCGGCGTGCGCGTCTTCACCGAGGAGGAGGGCGACGACCTTCCTGCCGGCGTCAACGAGCTCGTGCGTGTCTACATCGCTCAGCGCCGCAAGATCCAGGAGGGCGACAAGCTCGCTGGCCGTCACGGCAACAAGGGCGTCATCTCGACGATCCTGCCGATCGAGGACATGCCGTTCCTCGAGGACGGCACGCCTGTCGACATCATCCTCAACCCGCTCGGCGTGCCTGGACGTATGAACGTCGGCCAGGTGCTCGAGACTCACACGGGCTGGGTGGCGAAGCACGGCTGGGATGCCACCGGCACCGACGCGGAGTGGGCCAAGAACCTGCCCAAGGGCGCGGAGAAGTCCGAGCCGGGCACCCCGGTGGCGACGCCGGTGTTCGATGGCCTGGAGGAGAAGACGCTTCTCAACCTGCGGTCGGTCATCAACCCGAACAAGGACGGCGACCGGCTGGTCGACGACGACGGCAAGGCGCGGCTGTTCGATGGCCGCTCCGGCGAGCCGTTCCCCGAGCCGGTGGCGGTGGGCTACAAGTACATCCTGAAGCTCCACCACCTTGTCGACGACAAGATCCACGCGCGTTCCACGGGTCCGTACTCGATGATCACGCAGCAGCCCCTGGGCGGAAAGGCCCAGTTCGGCGGCCAGCGCTTCGGCGAGATGGAGGTCTGGGCCCTCGAGGCCTATGGCGCCGCCTACGCCCTGCAGGAGCTGCTGACCATCAAGTCTGACGACGTGGTGGGCCGTGTGAAGGTGTACGAGGCCATCGTCAAGGGCCAGAACATCCCCGACCCGGGCCTGCCCGAGTCGTTCCGGGTGCTCATGAAGGAGATGCAGTCGCTGTGCCTGAACGTCGAGGTCCTCAACTCTGAGGGCCAGCTCGTCGAGATGCGCGAGTCTGAAGACGACGCGTACCAGGCCGCCGAGTCGCTCGGCATCTCCCTCTCCAGCCGCCCTGACGCCTCCAGCGTCGACGAGATCTAA